The region GAGTAAGGAAATTTGGTCGAAATCATTTCAGAGTTCCCAAGGACACGGACGGACTTAAAATTCAAAATCTGAAATCAATACACACCTAGTAGAGTTGGTTTATAAGAATTTGAGGGGTACCAAAAACTATGACAGACATGTCTTTGAGATCAAGattttttcctttgaacagTTTTACTTCTGTTAAAAGGTTCGATTTCCTTTCAGTGTAAGGTCAAATTGCTAAAcaacagtgacatttttttcaaTAACCTTTAGCTTATCATTACCAAGGATAGTCTGTGCTTTCACATTTCAGCCGCTCAGAAGGCTCCAGGTAAGTCCCACAGTGGAGGCCTGACACATCAAACAGGACTGCGGAGCACTGCGTTTACTACCAACACACATATCACTCTGTAACGGGTTCCTCTAGGTTTCTGAACAATTTCACACGAATCATTTTCCCTGAATCTGTGGGCCATTTAGTGTTCACTGCTAATCCAGCTACACCTGGAAATACATGTTCACATGGATTGGAGGTGGGAGCAGTAAAGATATTCTGATAAAAAGGACAGGGAAACCGCTCCTGAGACAGGAGACTTCTGAAGGCGATTATGTCTGAGCgcagggtaaaaaaaacaaacaaacatattacaGAGGTTGTATTGACGGTCACCCTACACAGAATGTTAACATGTTGAATAGTAAATTGTAAATCTTTCAGTGGTGGTTATTTAAAAGAATTACCTTTCTTAAGGAGCTATAATGAACTAATCAAATGTCATATCAGAGAAATGTTAGTCCCAACCTTCTcatcttcacaaaaaaaacccttcaaagtTACAATAACATGGTTTACATGCAGTCAAATGggagtgtttctgtaaagttctACACATGTATTGAAATTTGTATGTTGGACTGTGCTGAGAAAATTTGAGCAGTCTACAAAGAGGCTCTTACAGATTTCTGAAGAAGGGATTGTGCTCCtcacttttgtttcatttcagcatATTGTCTTTGCTCTCCTTCTCCCCTGGAGGTCTACTTGACATTACACAAATCAACTCAACAAGGCAGTATTTTTGCAAGATTTCACTGCACAAATTCCATATGAAAAGGTAGCCTGATGCTGAAATAAGTCATTCTTACACTTGTCATTTCTCCAAAATGGTCAAGAGCAGTGGCTATTtcttacataaaaaaagagagaacatttttcTGTGAAAGACAAGGCATACTTGAAATAACCTCAGGTTTGACAGTTTCATTGCCAAACTAGGCAGCGTTTACTTTCCTTTAAGTCATCTTTACAGACAAAAGGGTGTAAATATGTCACTCATGGCTAGATAAAAACTAatatttttactgaaatatgttttctACCATTGCATTTTGTTCAATATTCATACGACAAAACACAGGTTAGAAAACTCATTATATacagaatgaaaacataaacatctTTTAGTTCAAAAAGCACCgtacatgttttcatttatcaGTATCAAAAGTCCTAAAACTGAACTCTCTGCATCCAGTTCAGCCCCCTGtctaaccacaaacacacacgtatatatgtatatatggaCATGGTGGTCTCTTTCTTTACAGCTTTACAGACATTTGTGACggacaataatgaaaatgacagtaaacatAATATCACAACCAGTGGATGCAATACAATTAGGAATGAttacaaaagaatgacaaacattttaaaaagtaatattAAAATCTTAACAAAACTAGCGAAACTCCTATAGAAAAGCATTCTATGGCAAAGAGTCTGATACTGTGATGTCCCAACAAACATGTCTGCGTATCTTAAGCTGGACAATGAAGTGCCCTCTATGCAAACACCTCTTGGCATTACGTCCTCAGAGCATGGCAGTCAAGAGCAGACCTCTACCTGGCAGCAGTTTCTACCTCAGCTGTTCTTGCTGTGGCTGGACCGTCTCTGATTCAGAGCCAATCACTGGCCTCCTTACTGGGGGAACCGTGATTCAGAAGTTCGTGGCATTCTGCAGGTTCTGCCTCTTCTGAAGGATCTTCAGGGGGTGGTGGGGACAGCTCTACTGGTTCCACAACACGCACCTGAAAAAGCATCAAAGTAGAAttagtgagtacacacacacacacacacacacacgcaaaacacacatgtaaagtACAACATGATAGGATGATACAGAAGGCAGATCAGTCATTTACTATACTACacaattcctctctctcccggTCAATTCCTGCAACTCACATCTGTATTTTATCAGATCCGAGACTAGATCCTCGTTTTGTAGAGCACAGTCGCTTTGCTTCTACAGGGCTAACCAGTCAAATCACTGCGTACAACTGTACACTTGTTAAGGTAAAGACCTATGTTTTGCAAATCATTCTTATGGGATTTGCATTTGTAAGCCAAGAACAAGAGCACTTGAGTCAAATGATCATGGAGGCCTTGCTAAATCCAAATAGGCATGATGGTGTTGGGCTTGACTAAGGGCAGAGAAGTCTGAAGGTAGGGAAACACTTGTATAGACGCACCCTCTTATTAACAAGGacctttcttcttctccttctatTCCTCCAGGGACAGGGGAGGCGAAGGAAGGAGATGCAGGCAAGGAAACAGCGGGCGGAGAACACCACCTCAACCACAGACATCAGAATGAGTGGAGCCCAGAGAATCAGAGTAGTACCCTGGAGGATGAAGGTAAAGGGACACTGTAAGTGAGTATGTTTATATCGTGTATGGTGCCACCTAACTAACCACAATGGACTAGTCTGAAGGCCTCAATGTGTAAGACTGTGGTGAGTAGCATTAGCTATATTTTCACAGCAGCTCATGCACCATGCTAACAATCTGATGTAACCTTTTGATCTTGCAGATTCAAAATTCCATAAACTGCCTTACAGTTGATCACATAGGTTAATTAAGCTCATTCTTTGGACACGAGCAATCCaaaatttctcttttcataTCCACTCTGGCTAGGTAGTATAAAGATGATTCAAATTGGGTCTCTTTCTCCTGCCCTAAGACTTTCCATATCCAGTAAAACAGCAATGGAATATAGACATGTGGCTCCAAGTCCTTTTACTTACATAAACACGAGTAGGATCAAATGGGCATTCGTTGGTGATGCTGAAGAAACCGATGTCTGTCTCAAACTTACAGTGGGTGAGCAGAATGCGGCCTTCATTTACAAAAGCCTTCACCATGGAGATGCTGACCCCAATGGCTGAGGCAGAGCCCAGGAGAACTGACAGTAGGCTGACCACAAACAACACCCATTTCTGCATAGAGGTCAAATTAATTTGTATATACACATTGAAGACATTGTTCGGTAGCTCTTGATATTGAGAGTGCATTAGATAAATCATCCTGGCAACCTTTGAAGGGAGGAGTCACTGTTCTGTCATAGTCATGAGTGAGTCACTcatcagtgagtcagtgtgactGTAATTGTGATACATGAGATTGCACAATGACACATTTAAGGATTTAAGATTCACTATGTTATTGCACACATAAAATGAGTACAGAGAAATTGATTTCAGTTAAATAAATGCAACATCAGTTCTGAAAACCAAATACGATAATTCAACAatatgtaatttttaaaaagtaatttcaAATAGCTCTGACAGAACATAATTTTTCTGTTTAGCCACAATTTGAGTTTGCTCGCACATGTTTATGCATGTGAGAGAGCAAGTGTGTCCATATGCACCACACCTGagcatgtttaaataaaacCCTGGAGGGAACCATCTCAAACTGGCTGACCCGACTGAGAAACTGACCTGGAaatctttttatgttttaaggCTCCAAGTATGACATTACACAGAAAGAGTCATGTTTCCCCCTCAGGCAAAAGAGAGATgatatgtgagagaaagaggcacAGTGTATtaacacagaaagaaatgaTGTATCATCACTTACAAGAGGCTCATTCTTCTTGTTTTTAGAGAGGACAATGGCCGATATTCCCCCAATAACTGCCTGCAGGTCACAACAAGGAAAACCAACAAAAGAACTTGGGCGCACTGGTTAAAGAAAGCCACACTGTAGCGAGCAAATATCTAACTTCACTAAAGTAACACTGGCTGCTAATATATGAGGTACACATTGATTACAGCTCTTGAAACTGCTCTTATGCTGGTAAATTACAAAGTACATGCgaaaacaccaaaaaacaaaacaaaaacaaagacaaaacacagtttattttGCTTGGCTATTGAAGGAGAGGCTCTGCATTATAGATCAAAAGTCTGAGAAAAGGGAGACACTCCAGTACTCTTGACACTCAGGGATAATAATGTCAACATTGCAGTACCATCAGCGACCAGGATATCAAGCTGACAATCTAGTAGCTGAGTAAGCCAGTTTTAGCTCTCCCTGGAACAGAGACTAAATGAACTGAAACTCTAACAGATCCAGATTCATATTTGTGTTCTATTAATGAGTAATCGATCAAATTATAAGTAGTCGGAATTAACACTGTGATAGCCTGAAATAACTTGAAGTAACATCATACCAATAGTCCTGCTACGAGGGCAATGACATTGGAAATGGCATACTCCATGGCACGGGCTTGGGTGTGAACATTTATGTGTCTGAGCACAGCACCGTGCACCAGAGCTCCCAGCAGGAAGTTCACGTGACCCACCAGCACCAGTCCCAAGCCCATCTTCATCAGAGCCTTGTCATCCTTCAGATTTGCACAGCATAGTCCtgcaacaaaagaaagagaacaatcAATCAAACTTGAAAACTGCTGGTTTCAAACTATAAGAAAGAGTTAACAGGATCAATTATGTTCTTAGTTATCAAGTGTTTCTGAAATGAACCATGATGTGATTTGGCTAGCATACCTAGTTTCAAAGCAATGCTTTAGTCAACTTAACCCTGTTTTGCATAAAAGGGAAAAATTTCAAAGCAAACTCTAAAGAGTCCAACAACCTTAGTTTTCTTTAAATATCTCTGCTGGTTTAAACTCACTGGGGCTGGATGCTAATCGTAAGTAatggtaggtagagcagggctATAGGGATGATTACAGGTAGATAGTTAAATGGATAAAGCTCAGTCGGGGCTCTCCGTTTACACCTGCTACCTGCCCCCCATGGCCTGCAAGAGTTGCAGCAAAACTAAACATAGTTAAGTCAGATCCACTAAAACTTCAGTTATCTGATAAGAGTAATAGAGTAACATCTTCACCTTTTCAAAAGCTCCAAGAGATAGCCTAACAAATGAGTAAAATACAAGTTCTTTAGcaataaacacattaatgaaCCTTTAGTAATGTACCAGGTACAGAGTTGTTCTCAGACTAACATGCATATTCTGGccatgtgtgttatgtgagaAAACACACTGCTTTGATTGTGtttgcatatacacacacaccagaagaGGGATAGGGACATATACTTAAAAGCAAGTGGAAAATCAGGTTCTGTGAATTATGACATCAACATTACTCAAAAACAGGATaggaagggacagagagggagtccAAGAAAATGACCTCAgcacgaaagagagagaagactcacCGACTCCCATGTCTGAAGGAGACAGACTACGGGGTTCAAATTTAATAATGCTTAACAGAACAACCAGCTTCTGTCAATAGACGCGCTTTAATCAATTTTCAAACAATAATACAGTAtgttagaaagacagagatacgTTAAAGGAGCAATCCCTCATATAGATTCACTTAAAATTCTGAGGAACTAAAACATGTGTTAAGCATGTCATTTATGAATGATTCAGCCAAACCGTAATCTATCCTGATAACACAACTGTGAAGTCCCTTTCAAATATTTCACCAGCTGATAATTTAGACTTATCTTGCCAGTTATTAGCATTGCCTCCATCATCAAACTGGCTCATTTAATTTTACTAGTGATGGCTTAAACATCAGCCCAACACTATCCCTTCCATATCATTTCACAAGCTAAAATGATTATTAGTTAAAGTCTGCGAAATACGTAGGTTTCGTACACACTGTGCACAACCTGTGGAAAACAGGACGGCTGCGTGCCCTTTACCGTTTACGAAATCAACACACAGTTTGCAAAGTCGTGGGGTTAGTTAACCCtaacacaaaacaatcaaatcGAACCAAATAAAGACGTGCTCTCTGAGTAACTGCGTGTCGCCGAAACACAAAATACTAACTAAATATCACTAGACCACACCCAGGAAAGTTCCATCAGGTGAACTCCTAGTCCTTTGCTGAAGTCACCCCGTGAATTCTCATTACATGTAGTTTGCGCTTTCGGAAGAACTAGTACTTTACTTACCAGTAGTCACCATTTTGATTTCGTTTTTCTTAGATCATTCAAGGtactcaaaaatgaaaacacaaaatcaaaagaCACAATACATCCATCGTCTTTTTTAGTCTTCCTCATACCTCTCACCCACGGCTGGTAGGATAGCTTAACGCATCATATTACAATAACGTGGCCACTCCCTCGCACATCACCTGCACTGCAGAAACAACAAACCGaagcaaacacagaggagacagcTTGAGCTCGTGGgtgtgagacagaaacaaaagctATATGTTGTAGGCTATAGAATTTACTTCTACACTTATGTTGTCGTGAATCTCAGCTTGAAATATTTAAGAATTGTATCAAGCATATACAAACATCCAAGCAAAAGCAGATACACATTCTAACGGCCTTAAAACAAATTATCGGAGTTTGGCTGAATTACCTTTGACTTATATGTGTTTTTAGTTTGACTTTATCATTCTAACCAGCAGCTGTTCTGTCACTTCACAAGATGAAATGAGTGGCCCTTACGATGGTGACCACCTGTTACTTGTTAATCACAATAAGCAAACGATCCACCAATTGCTATAAATGCCGAAGTGAGCCAATACTGTCCTATGTCCGCGCTCTTTGAATGACGGTTAGGTTGAATAGATAGGATGGGAATGGCGGCGTTCTTGCGGTCTTTTTCGTTCATGGCAACGATTTTCACTATACATTCCGCGGAAAATTATGCATTTGGAAACTTTGAGTTTACTGAAATACACCCGGATAGTGTTAAGCAGAATTATTGGCGTTTTCCTCGCATTACTCCGTTTTCATATAATCGTTATCTCTCAGACAAAATAAACTATCcgcctttttttaaacacggGAGACCTACCTTTCCATTTGAGTCTTTTATGAGCCGCCAAATGTCCCTGGTCGAAAGCCTTACCCTTAAAGTAATGGACCGTAAGTAACAGCCACTTTGTGTGTCAGACTAAAGAGATGATTCCGTGGTTTTAAAGTATCCTCCTTTCCTCGATTAGCGTCCTGGACCACTACAGCAGGAAATATTTATCAAAGAGGTCAGTCACTACACCTTCAAGTAGCTGCAAATCTAGCTGGTGATCAGCAGCTCTTTATCCAGTCCTGCTATGCTTCTGAATCTCCAAATTTTGCCGCCCGGCCAAGGTCTGGACTCTTTGTAAATAAAGGGTAAGCTTTGTAGAGTTACAGGGAGTTTACATTCAGTATCACTTAAGAATGTCACACTCTGACTTATTATGGCCCTTTTTATAATTGACAGGTGTGTTGGTTCTAAACAGTCTGGTGTAAAGTTTGTGTCCAGGCAGGATAATGTGATAAATTTCATCCTTCATACAGATGCTCTGACGTCTTCTATGGCAAGTTGTGTAACACTGCACTTGACAGTTTTGCTCCTACTTCAGCTGGGTCTCTGTTTTTACTGACATTTTGGTCTGATCTTGTAATGGTTGATCAAGAGCCAATAAGATTTTGTATCAGTTTACTTCTGAACTTGTGAAGCAATTTTTCAGTTTCAACAGGTTTATATACACTGTAGTGTGACCATCTCTCGAGAAGGGGTAACTCAAGACACCAAATCTTGCAACTATGATGAGCTTAAAATGAGGTAATTGGTTGACCTGAAACCAGGGTGTGTGACATTGAGTTGTGGTAATTGCCTGTAGATGCCTACTGGGAAAATGTTAACTTTCTTCCTTTCAGATGGGTAGAGCTGAGTGGTGACCCCACTGTATGTGACTGTTGTGCAACAAAGTGCAGAGGACTGTCCTACAGGAATTTGCTTGGTGGTTGGTATTGCATGAAGGGCTTATtggtgtggagggggggtgtttTAGTGTCCTGAAGTGCTCCCTCAGGTTCTCAAAGGAATTTTTATGCATATAATTGATCTCttgacccccccttttttttttttttttttttttaaatttagattttaaGGCAGTGGTGAGCACTGGTCCCTTCATCATTAAAGAACCAGCAAAGCAACACCAAGAATTGTGGTCTGTGTTAGACTATGAGGCAGCTGTACAACCCCAAGTGGAATCCTCACGCCTTATGACCCCAAAAACATGGATTGTATCTGGGGCCTCTGTGTCTTTTACTCCACCAGTAAAGCCCCCTCAACCTGTAATTACTGGGGAGGTGTCTGTCAATAGTCAGAACCTTGGAGGATTGTCATTACTGCTCCCAGGATATGTACAGCTTCAGTCTGTACCCATATTGGAGATGGACGTTACTTTTCAACAGGATGTTGCTACAGATGTTTTGAATAAATTCCTCCAAGGGGATGAACCACTGAAAAGCCAGGACCCCAAGATGGAGGAAACCTTGCCCCCCAAGATGGAGGAGACCTTGGTAAATTTGGACCCAGTGCCTGAACAGACTGAAGACAAGAGAACTGGTTATGTGGACTTGACAAAGTTGAGTGAGCAGTACCCTGATGGTGTTCCTGTTGTGTCCTTCAGTGAAATTAGGGGAGATTCTTTTAGTGGACCAGCAGAAAGGATTCTGACGGAGTCTGTTGGTGATGAACAAGTGCTGTCAGCGGATGTGACTTACAAACCCGATTTGAAGCCAGATGAGTCAGTCCCGGCTTCTCAAGATAAGGAAGTGATGGTTATGCAGCAGACGGAGATGGTATTTCACAAAGGGAAAGGGGACAGACCTGCTGAGATGCAATCAGTTGTTCATTCGAAGCTTAGCCTGTCCCAGGCTGCAGATGGGTCCAGCTCACTGAGCTATGAGGAAGAACTGAGAGGTGCAAGTGATGAAGACCACAAGAGAACAAGACTGGCGTTGAAGGGTGCAGATAAGGAAAAGATTATGGTTACTGAGAAATATGACCTCCTTCAATCCCTAATTAACTTCTTGAGGTAAAGGCAAaattgttttgggggggggggggtaaaactTGTGATGGATGTGTCTAAATTGTGGCCTTGGCATGTATCGAACTACCAATTCAGTTTATATGCAGTGGTCTTTTAAACTTTTCAGGGGCCTAGTTAAGATGGAGTGACATGTTATGGAGGGTCCAAGAAGCGACGAATTTGACAACTTCTCTGCACTTGAGGACGAATGACTGCTTGTTTCATGGCCActggcaaataaaaaaaacttgtatAAGCAAAGCACTCTTCTGGAGGTCTTTAAAACCGATGTGTAACTACTAATAACGAAGCTATAATAAACGGTCACCTTTTGACTGCGGAAATGCGTTGGTacttgtggtttttttttttttttttttcccccacccctCGCTGCACTCGCACCCAGATGTCGCTGTTGGAAGTCCAACCGAATGGTTGTGACGGCGTTCAGACCTCTCCCTTTTACATCGCATGCTCAGGGCGTTTTTTTCCCAATCCCGAGTTTGACCCTGGTTGCTATTTCCTCTACTCAGCCTATAAAGTGCCCATGCGTTTCccacgctctctctttccccgaCCACCAAACCGTGAGTGTCTAACTCACAGTTCTTtagtattttaaaaacaaaaaaaaaacttataaaaaatacaaaatacataaaatcacaaaaataagaactttaaaggaaaacaaacatttacaaaatcgtaaacatatttatttactttttctttttggtacatttcaaaacaaaggcCTCGGGCTTTACCGACGTTTTTTGGAAGCAAATATTAAGTATTGGAAGATACACCTGGACTGTAGCGTTTCAGATCTCCAACACGCAGCTTTGTCGAGTCGAAGTTTTTACAGGAGCGGAGAGACGGGTGATAGTCCCTGTTTTTAGAGCAACCTATATGCGGTGCTAGGCGCAGATCCAGTAACGGTAATATCGCTATAGTAATTTCCCTGACTGTCCCTTGACTAGTCTCACGTTCGCACCGATCTTGTCCGAGAAATGAACACAGCGACCGCCGGGAGTTACCCAATGGCTTCTCTTTATGTCGGCGACTTGCACCCAGATATCACGGAGGCTATGTTATACGAGAAATTCAGCCCAGCCGGACCGGTGCTCTCTATTCGTGTGTGTCGCGACATGATCACCCGGCGTTCCTTGGGTTATGCCTATGTGAACTTCCAGCAGCCGGCAGATGGTAAGAAATAAGACatgtatttcaaaatgtcagtgtgtacaTTACGGTTGAAGTAAAAGCGTATCGTAACCAAGATCATTTATTTGTGGAATCCTTGTGTGTCTGCTAAAGATATGGATGAGTGCTGTATGTTGCAGTACAACGTGGGGTAGTAGCCTACTGTCTGTGCTCCACGTGAGTCTTGTTTGTTCAGTGTGCCAATGCACACGTAGTTATGTCTCTCCGCCTTCCTACAATGATTCTGTGGCCTTCAGTCTGAGAGCACAGTCAAACTATATACGTTTGGAGTATTGgaattttttccctcaatgaTTAAGTTTTAAGTTTGTCATGCAAACCCTTAAAACTGTGATCTTTTATAGACCACTGTATTATTGTTGAACAGGCATCACCATTAAGCTTATAATTTATTATGGGCAGTCCAATGGCTGTAATCAATAGTggtggtcccccccccccaatatatTTAGCTGGAGCATTCATTCATGCTTTTTACACTCCTAGCCTTCAGTCCATCTCGTCAGCTTCACAGTGATGAAGAACTGCTTGAGAAACCAAACATGTGCTATCTGACCCACATACACATGATGTCCTAATTCTTTCATTCCACCAGAGTTTTGGATGTTATACTGTATGACCCAGAAGGCTCTCCTTATGAGGGTCTCCTCCtcggcacatgcacacacaacatgaGTCTTTGCCTCTGGACAGTTGTTGCAATAGCTCATTGCCCCATATTGTGCAATCTAACTCGACCTATTTGTTCTATTTCGAGGGCCACCAAGGGACCGTGCTTTTGTCAAATTAATTTTTACTGAGAAGAGAGGAAACGAATTGCTTGAatacaacaattttttttctttgttatttttttttttttgtactctgtCAGATGATGCCATCTTGATTGTGGATCTCTCAAAGCTGAATCATTTTATCATGTATTCTTCCACTTAATTACATCACCTATGAGTAAACCAGTAATTACTGtccatttttctgtttcccataATAAAAATGGAACTGAACTTTTAAGAATATAGCCTGGCTATGTCTTCACTCTCTGCATTAAATGGGCCAGGACAGATGACTGTCTGCAAAATGGAGACAACCAGTGACAGAATATTGTGTTAACACAAAGTTTAAAAGGTAAATTTGTCCAATAAATGCtctttgagtgttttttctttttttggaaaaaattGTCACAGCCCCTCTTCACCATGATCCTCAGGACAGAAGGCTTGAAATTAACTCCTGTATTTTTAGGTAGTCAGTTAGTGACCCCATTTACCCTTTTAACAGGTTGAGATAAAGTATTGCCTTGGGTGACTGTGATGGGAGGCATCAAGCCACATGATTAGACATCAACCAATGTTTTAGGATGTATTGTTCATTGGAATGAAATGGTCtgtatacacattcacacactacGGCATTGAGGAGTGAAGGAAAAAGCCTATAGGTTTTTAGGGGGAACATACTGAGAGAGGGTTTGGGGTTTAAAGTGCTTGCTTGAGCAGTTCATCACCATAGCACTTCGACATGTAACAGCTGCTTTTGTAAACAGTTGCCAGACCTGGTGCTGCTCATCTACACGTTACTGTTGAATGTGTCTAACCCCCATCAATGGCTGAGAAATCTCTACTCACACTCCATGCCAGCACATAACTCCAAGGACCTCACACTGCTAAATATAGATCTACTCTGAGGCTGTCTTCACTTTGCCTGTCTAACTGAAAAGTCAGCATGGTAGGGAAACAGTGGACTACCATATGGGCAAAATTGctttctttactgtaaatatcCAAATGTAGTTTTGGCTCCTGTGTAAAAGTCATAACAATTCTGAACTTTTATCTAGTCCGAAGTAGCGTTTAAAATACATTCACAGTTATTTTAAAGTCAGACTCTAATAAAGCGGTTTTCACATCATCTGACTTTTATGCTTCATGGTTACTCTTGATTTTATTTAAAGGCCTGcatgattttatttaaaagcATGTGTATGCTTTGCCCCCTAGGATCAGGGTTTGGAAGCTTCCAGAGTTAGTCGCTGGGTGATCTGACTGCCTCTGAGCTCGAAGAAAAGTACAATTGCTCAGTGAACTGCTGATGCCAGCAGACACAGGAcagctctgttttgtttactggCCGTTTTTAGCGCTGGAGCTCATGGTGTTTGTGGCTATGTAGAGTGACAGGAACAAAGGGGAGCTCTTCAGTCAGTGTGTAGCCTCACATAGATATAAAAGAGATCATGTAATAGGAAGAACttttaaacatgtcaaataagggcatgcatgtatctgtgagacggagtgagagagagagagagagagagagagagtgtaacagCAATTTGATatcatatgtgtatatgtgtataggTGATAGAATGAGGCAATGGAGAGAATTCAAATACTCTTCTGGTACATGAAAATTAGAATTTAGGCATCTAATCTCCCTTAAAATTATTGGCCAAACTGCCCCAATTCTTTCAACGATAGCACTTAAAATAGCTACTAACCACTGAGAAAGCCAAACATTAGTATTCTTCGGAGATAAGATTTGGACAGTCTCCGAACAAATTGTTAAGGGAACCGAAAGTCCCAGCTTGGTTTTCTGTGCACAAGTGTGAGAGTGGACCATGTGTTGCTTCAATGCCAGATAAGACCAGTCATGTTCACAGCGACACAATGTGTTGTGAAGACCACTCGCTCTAATGAAATGTGATGCAATATACTTTAGGAATCCTTCACAGCAACACCGCATGCTGCTGTGAAGTGATCTGGAATGCACAGTGATAGGATCAGTTTGATTTCACTGTCAGTCAGTTTAGgacatgaaaagtaaaaaaaaaaaaaaggttaatttGTAACGAACATCAGGTCGAATTGCCATGTAGTGTTATGTTGTAGATGTATATATGTAATGGTCATGAAGTGATCAGTGCTGATTCAT is a window of Chanos chanos chromosome 10, fChaCha1.1, whole genome shotgun sequence DNA encoding:
- the tmem54a gene encoding transmembrane protein 54a, whose protein sequence is MVTTGLCCANLKDDKALMKMGLGLVLVGHVNFLLGALVHGAVLRHINVHTQARAMEYAISNVIALVAGLLAVIGGISAIVLSKNKKNEPLKWVLFVVSLLSVLLGSASAIGVSISMVKAFVNEGRILLTHCKFETDIGFFSITNECPFDPTRVYGTTLILWAPLILMSVVEVVFSARCFLACISFLRLPCPWRNRRRRRKVLVNKRVRVVEPVELSPPPPEDPSEEAEPAECHELLNHGSPSKEASDWL